From the genome of Chitinophagaceae bacterium:
GCATGGTACTTTTGCAGATCCCCTATTTGGAATAGGCTTCGCCAGCTATAATATAGGGAATACTCGTATAATAGGTGGTGAAATTACCGGTATCGGACAAGGTTCAATTGGTGAATTTCCTATTACTTTATTGGCAGGTTATACATATATAGACCCTAAGTTCAGAGACTTTGATGATTCAATAACACTTTCCAATAATCAAAGTGTTGCCATTAGAAATACGACTTCATCCAGTGAAAATGTTTTAAAATACAGAAACAGACATAGTTTTAAAGCAGATGTAGAGTCAGAATACAGAGGATTTTCTCTAGGTTTTTCTGTTAACTATACCAGTTTTATGGAAGCTATTGATAAACAATTTTTGGATTTCGGAAGACAAGAGCCTTTTGTAACAATTTTAGGTGAAGGTTCAGAAGCTTTCAAGTATATGGGAGATTTTAGAGATGAAAACGATAGTGGTCATTGGGTTTTTGATGTTAGAGTGGGTTATAATCTTTCAGAGCAGGCAAAAATCAGCTTTATCGTTAAAAATCTTACAAATACCCTATCCATGTCAAGACCGGGTATCATAGATCCACCCAGAAATTATGCAATGCGCTTAACATATGAATTCTAAAAATCTTTTTTTATATAAAAAAATATAAGCCTAAATTAGACTCATAAAAGGATAGTCTTTATATTCGATAGAATTACTTTAAGGAGTAATATTGTAATTGGATAGTATTTTTTCCACGGAGTTAATAGTTAGGTTTTGCAAAATGTTGCTTTTATTTTAAAGGATTTAGTCGTCGGTGGTATTCAGCGTCTGTTGCTTGATTTAATTCCTGTTTTTAAATCCCAAGACCGGAAACTAATTTTTATAGCTATTGGAAAGGGGGAGCAGTTTGAAACTTTCAAAAATGCCGGAGTGCCTTTCTTTTTTATACCAAAAAAACTTCCTTTTTTTGATCCGATATTAGTTTTTAGGATTAGAAAACTGTTATTGAAACATAAAATAGAAATCATTCATTCTCATCATGTTTCTGAAGCTATTTCCGCGCACTTTGCAATTATTGGCACTTCTGTGAAACATGTTTTGTCATATCATGTCGGCTTACAACTAAATAATTCTCAGGATAGTATTGTTTTTAAAAAATTGCACAAAAGAGTTGACCGGGCTGTTTGCCCTTCGAATGCCTTTTTAAATGAAATGAAATCTGCCGGATATGATAGTTCATTATTTACAGTAGTGCCAAATGGTATTGATACAGCCAGATTGTTAGAAAAACCGACACAAAATATCAGAAACAAATTCAATATTCAGGAAGATGATTTTGTAATTGGTATGATTGGAAATTTTTATAATAATACAAGAAATCAAATTGTGGTTTGCAAAGCTTTTGAGCTCCTGGAAAAGAAATATGAGCATTTGCGTTTAATTTTTTATGGCGGACACAGTAATAGTTATCTCCCGGATGCCGAACATTATAAGCAGTGCTATGATTTTTGTGAAAAAAATGAACTTCTTGAAAAAGTCTTTTTTGCCGGTATAGAAACAGATACTACTTCGGCTTTGGCATCTTTAGATCTCTTTGCTTATGCCTCTTTAAATGACACCTTTGGAATTGCTGTAGCAGAGTCTATATTAAGTATAAAACCAACTTTAGTTAACGATTTGGATGTTTTTAAAGAATTAACTCAAAATGGGAAATACGCTGAACTTTACCCTACAAATAATCATGAGGTTTTAGCTCAAAAAATTGAAAATTTTATATTGAAAAAATCAAGAAAACCCGACGAGAGATTAATAGAAGAATTTAAAAATAAATATAGCATTGAGTCACACTTTCACAAACTGGATGAGGTTTACAAAAGCTTATTTTGAAGATAAAAGTTTTACATATAATCAAAGATCTGGAGCCGGGTGGTATTCAGACTCTATTGTTGGATATTTGCAATAACAGGCATTTACTGAATGTTGAAATTGCAATATTTGTAATAGGTGAGGGGAGTATGCAATCAAAAATTGAGGCTACCGGTGTAAAGGTTTTTAGTATAAAGCGCACTTCAGGTATACAGTTTTCAGTGATTCGCAAATTAAAACAAGTCTTAATAATTTATCAGCCGGATATTTTACATACACATCATTCTGCGGAAGTGTTTTATGCTTTCTTTTCATCTATTGGTTTAAAAGTTAAAAAGATTCATACTCATCATACTCATCCGAAAATTAATACCATAGCTGATAAAATTGTTTTCAAGCTACTGTTACCTTTTTTTGATAGTATTGTTTTTCCGAGTAAAACGGTTCGTAAATTATATAAATCTATTTCCGGCAGCGATAAAGTTATTTTTAACGGGCTTGATTTAAAAAGAGTAAAATCCTCTCTAAACAAAGATGATGCTCGATTACGATTAAACCTACCTCAAAGCACAATTATATTGGGAATGGCAGGAAGTTTTTTGTACAATATAAGAGATCAAAAGTTTTTATGTGAAGCTTTGCCCGTAGTCTTAAAAAAATATCCCAATATAAATATGGTTTTTGCAGGTTCAGCCAACAGCCTGTATAGTAATTCAAAAAGTTACTTTCTTCAATGTAAAGAAATTATCAAAAAAGAGGGTTTGTCAGAGCGGGTATTTTTCCCGGGAAATATTGAAGACATAAGCTTGTTTTATACTTCTTTAGATGCTTATTTACATGCCTCAAAATTTGACACTTTCAGTCTTTCGGTTGCTGAAGCAGTATCAAATAATAAGTATACGTTGATTAATGATATTGATGTATTCAAAGAACTTTATACCGAAAACGATAATGTAATCTTTTACAAAGATGGTTCTAAGCAAGACTTTCAATACCAATTGGAAACTTTGATAAAAGCAAATTTTAAACTTACAAACGAAAGTGTTTTTTCACCATTATTTGATATACGACGTTACATCAAAAGTATAAATTCGCTTTATAAAGAAATTCTTGACAAATAAGCTACAAGCTAAATCTAATTTATTTTTCGTTTGTTAACTCAATGATTTAACTTTTTATCTAATGATTTGAATTCAATTTTTACTTTTGTTGTTTTAGACTTAATGACTTGTGCAGATTTAAAAAAATATAAATGAAAGCTACAGAAACTTACCCTGAAATAAAGCAATCAAATACAGAGGTTTACAAAAAAGGATTTTTGGATATTAAGTTGCCATCTCAATTGGATTTGGCAGCAGAAATACAAAAAATTAAAAAAGAGAAGAATGCCGTTATACTGGCTCATTATTATCAGGAAGCTATTATTCAGGACCTGGCTGATTATGTAGGAGACAGTCTTGGTTTGTCTCAAAAAGCAGCAGAAACAAATGCTTCTATGATTGTTTTTGCCGGCGTAAACTTTATGGCAGAAACAGCTAAAATCATAAATCCCTCAAAAAAAGTGGTTTTACCGGATTTTAATGCGGGTTGCTCACTGGCTGATTCCTGCCCTCCGGATTTGTTTAAAAAGTTTGTTGAAACTAATCCGGAACATGTTGTAGTTACATACATAAACTGTACCGCAGAAATAAAAGCTTTGAGCGATATCGTTTGTACATCTTCCAATGCTGAAAGAGTGATACACTCAATTCCAAAAGACAAAAAAATAATTTTTGCACCTGACAAAAACCTGGGAAAATATTTAATCGGAAAAACAGGTCGCGATATGCTTTTATGGGATGGCGCCTGCATGGTTCATGAAGCTTTTTCTATTGAAAAATTAACTCAATTGATGATCGAGAACCCTGAAGCTCCATTAATCGCTCATCCCGAGTCAGAAGCGCATATTTTAAAGCATGCTTCTTATATTGGCTCTACCTCGGGACTTATAAATTATGTAGAAACAACCAATTACCCGGCATATCTTATAGCAACCGAAGCCGGTATTTTACATGAAATGGAAAAAAAATCTACCGGTAAAAAATTAATACCCGTTCCTATAGCTGAGGACAATACCTGTGCTTGTAGTGAATGTTTTTATATGAAAATGAATACCCTAAAGAAATTGTATTTATGCATGAAGTATGAGCTGCCTGAAATCATAATTGAGGAATCTTTGCGCCTGAAAGCACTTATCCCCATTCAAAGAATGTTAGCCCTTAAATAATCATGCAAATCAAAACGGATGTCCTGATTATCGGTTCCGGAATCGCCGGTCTTTTTTTAGCAAAAAAAACAGCTGAAGCCTATCCGGAATTGTCTGTTGTTGTGGTGACAAAAAATACCCCATCTGAAAGTAATACTTTTTATGCTCAGGGTGGCATTGCCACAGTTTATGAAAATCAAAACGATACCATTGAAAAGCACATAGAAGACACTTTTTTGGCCAGTGACGGAACTTGCGATAGAAATGTTGTTGAAATGGTAATTAAAAAAGCCAAAACAGTTTTAGACGAGTTGCTTGGTATTGGAGTTGAATTCGACAGAGATGAAAGTGGTTCTTATCATTTAGCGAGGGAGGGTGGTCATTCTGAAAGTCGCATTTTTCATAAAAAAGATCAGACCGGTAAAGAATTAGAGGAGAAAATGCTGCTGGCTCTTCATCATTTGGAGAATTTGAGAATTATTTCTCATTGTACTGCTTTGGAATTAATCACAAACGGAAATACTTGCGAAGGACTCTGGGCATACCAAAGTATAGAAAATCAACTCATTGAGTTTTGCTCAAAAGTGGTCATAATCGCTGCCGGTGGTGCAGGTCAGGTGTACAGTATCACAACAAATCCGGCAATAGCTACAGGAGATGGAGTTGCAATGGCATATCGTGCAAAAGCAACTATCCGTGATATAGAATTAGTGCAGTTTCATCCTACAGCCTTTTATGAGGAAGCTGATGAGCATACTTTTTTGATTTCTGAGGCTGTTCGAGGAGCGGGAGCTCTTTTGAGAAATGAAAAGGGTGAGTATTTTATGGAAAAATACCATTTGCTGAAAGATTTAGCACCCAGGGATATTGTCTCCAGAGCAATTTCGTCTGAAATCAATAAATCAAAAAAGGCATGTGTTTACTTAGATTGCAGTTCTATTGGTCAGGAGAAATTTGCCGTTTTGTTTCCTCATATTTACCAATCTTGTTTTGCTAAAGGTATTGTTCCCGGGAGGGATTTAATCCCCGTTGCTCCTGCGGCTCACTATTTCTGTGGGGGAGTAGAAACAGGTGTAAATGGTGAAACTGCTGTTAAAAACTTATATGCTTGTGGCGAAAGTGCCCGGACAGGCATGCATGGTGCTAACAGACTGGCTTCAAATTCTTTGCTGGAAGCGCTGGTTTTTGCCGGAAACATCTTTGAAAGCTTTGCTAAAGTTGATTTTTCTAAAGAAAATAAAATTCAAAAAAGTACAATTGAATTTGCTGAGACAGATAACCCCAAAGTATTAGCAGAGGTCAGTGATTTAAAAAGAGAAATTCAGCATTTAATGACTAAAAATGCAGGTATTGTAAAAACTAACTCTTTATTAAGTGAGGCTCAAAAGGAGTTAGTGGTTATTGGCAATAAAATTGGCGATTTACCTAAAAACCCGCAATGGTACGAACTTAGAAATATCTATCAAATTGCTTCATTAATAATCAGCCACTCAATTGCTAGGAAGCAGAATGCCGGTGTTTATTTTAATAAAGACTTAGTAAATCTTGCTGTTTAAATGATTTTTCTCTTTTCAATTTATCAAATCATTTAAGTCTAAATTATTTTTATAGATTAATTTAATATATTTATATTTTATAAAGCAAAAAATCGAAGGTATATAAAATATTTAATAATGGATGTCTCAGAATTTAGAAAAATGGCTATGAACTTTCCGGAAGCAGAAGAAAAGCCTCACTTTGAGAAAACTTCATTTAGAATTAAGGGGAAGATTTTTGCCACTTTTAATATTAGTACCGAAATTGCGACATTAAAGTTTTCCATGGTAGATCAGTCAGTTTTTTGTGATATGGGGAAATTGCAAATTTATCCTGTACCTAATAAGTGGGGTAAGCAGGGGTGGACGCATTTAGAGGTTAATAAACTAGATAACATGATAATTCAGGATGCATTAACT
Proteins encoded in this window:
- a CDS encoding MmcQ/YjbR family DNA-binding protein, which produces MMDVSEFRKMAMNFPEAEEKPHFEKTSFRIKGKIFATFNISTEIATLKFSMVDQSVFCDMGKLQIYPVPNKWGKQGWTHLEVNKLDNMIIQDALTASFKLVAPKKISDKL
- the nadB gene encoding L-aspartate oxidase, translated to MQIKTDVLIIGSGIAGLFLAKKTAEAYPELSVVVVTKNTPSESNTFYAQGGIATVYENQNDTIEKHIEDTFLASDGTCDRNVVEMVIKKAKTVLDELLGIGVEFDRDESGSYHLAREGGHSESRIFHKKDQTGKELEEKMLLALHHLENLRIISHCTALELITNGNTCEGLWAYQSIENQLIEFCSKVVIIAAGGAGQVYSITTNPAIATGDGVAMAYRAKATIRDIELVQFHPTAFYEEADEHTFLISEAVRGAGALLRNEKGEYFMEKYHLLKDLAPRDIVSRAISSEINKSKKACVYLDCSSIGQEKFAVLFPHIYQSCFAKGIVPGRDLIPVAPAAHYFCGGVETGVNGETAVKNLYACGESARTGMHGANRLASNSLLEALVFAGNIFESFAKVDFSKENKIQKSTIEFAETDNPKVLAEVSDLKREIQHLMTKNAGIVKTNSLLSEAQKELVVIGNKIGDLPKNPQWYELRNIYQIASLIISHSIARKQNAGVYFNKDLVNLAV
- a CDS encoding glycosyltransferase, whose amino-acid sequence is MKIKVLHIIKDLEPGGIQTLLLDICNNRHLLNVEIAIFVIGEGSMQSKIEATGVKVFSIKRTSGIQFSVIRKLKQVLIIYQPDILHTHHSAEVFYAFFSSIGLKVKKIHTHHTHPKINTIADKIVFKLLLPFFDSIVFPSKTVRKLYKSISGSDKVIFNGLDLKRVKSSLNKDDARLRLNLPQSTIILGMAGSFLYNIRDQKFLCEALPVVLKKYPNINMVFAGSANSLYSNSKSYFLQCKEIIKKEGLSERVFFPGNIEDISLFYTSLDAYLHASKFDTFSLSVAEAVSNNKYTLINDIDVFKELYTENDNVIFYKDGSKQDFQYQLETLIKANFKLTNESVFSPLFDIRRYIKSINSLYKEILDK
- a CDS encoding glycosyltransferase produces the protein MQNVAFILKDLVVGGIQRLLLDLIPVFKSQDRKLIFIAIGKGEQFETFKNAGVPFFFIPKKLPFFDPILVFRIRKLLLKHKIEIIHSHHVSEAISAHFAIIGTSVKHVLSYHVGLQLNNSQDSIVFKKLHKRVDRAVCPSNAFLNEMKSAGYDSSLFTVVPNGIDTARLLEKPTQNIRNKFNIQEDDFVIGMIGNFYNNTRNQIVVCKAFELLEKKYEHLRLIFYGGHSNSYLPDAEHYKQCYDFCEKNELLEKVFFAGIETDTTSALASLDLFAYASLNDTFGIAVAESILSIKPTLVNDLDVFKELTQNGKYAELYPTNNHEVLAQKIENFILKKSRKPDERLIEEFKNKYSIESHFHKLDEVYKSLF
- the nadA gene encoding quinolinate synthase NadA, which gives rise to MKATETYPEIKQSNTEVYKKGFLDIKLPSQLDLAAEIQKIKKEKNAVILAHYYQEAIIQDLADYVGDSLGLSQKAAETNASMIVFAGVNFMAETAKIINPSKKVVLPDFNAGCSLADSCPPDLFKKFVETNPEHVVVTYINCTAEIKALSDIVCTSSNAERVIHSIPKDKKIIFAPDKNLGKYLIGKTGRDMLLWDGACMVHEAFSIEKLTQLMIENPEAPLIAHPESEAHILKHASYIGSTSGLINYVETTNYPAYLIATEAGILHEMEKKSTGKKLIPVPIAEDNTCACSECFYMKMNTLKKLYLCMKYELPEIIIEESLRLKALIPIQRMLALK